One stretch of Paenibacillus sp. FSL R5-0341 DNA includes these proteins:
- a CDS encoding carbohydrate ABC transporter permease, with amino-acid sequence MFNLINRNRIKDPLGDRIFMTLNYIFLFAILLTVFYPLLYIISSSFSSSRAVTSGQVWLFPVDFNIKAYISIFKSQQLMLGFYNTIIYTVVGTFINVVLTVMLAYPLSRKSFYGRGAIIIFMMITMFFDGGLIPTYLLMKDLHLLDTRWAMWLPGALAVFQVIVARTFFQSSIPEELGEAAEMDGCRDIRYLISVVLPLSKPILAVMTLMYAVGHWNAYFDALIYLRSEKLFPLQYVLRNLLILNAADPAMLANTSQQMRDQGFEQVLKYALIVVASIPILIMYPFVQKHFVKGVMVGSLKG; translated from the coding sequence ATGTTCAACCTGATTAATCGTAACCGGATCAAGGACCCGCTCGGTGACCGCATTTTCATGACACTTAACTACATCTTTCTGTTCGCCATACTGCTAACGGTGTTTTACCCGCTCTTGTATATCATCAGTTCTTCGTTTAGCTCTTCACGAGCCGTGACATCCGGTCAGGTGTGGCTGTTCCCGGTAGACTTTAACATCAAGGCGTACATCTCCATTTTCAAAAGCCAACAGCTTATGCTCGGTTTTTATAATACGATCATCTACACCGTGGTGGGCACGTTCATTAACGTGGTGCTGACCGTCATGCTGGCGTATCCTTTGTCACGAAAATCGTTCTATGGACGAGGGGCCATCATTATTTTCATGATGATCACGATGTTCTTTGATGGTGGTCTGATTCCCACCTACCTCTTGATGAAGGATTTGCACCTACTCGATACACGCTGGGCGATGTGGCTGCCCGGGGCGCTCGCGGTGTTCCAGGTCATCGTGGCGAGAACGTTCTTCCAATCATCCATCCCGGAAGAGCTTGGCGAGGCCGCGGAAATGGACGGATGCCGGGATATCCGGTATCTGATCAGCGTGGTTCTTCCCTTATCGAAGCCCATTCTGGCGGTCATGACACTCATGTATGCCGTAGGTCACTGGAATGCGTATTTCGATGCACTGATCTACCTGCGCTCCGAGAAGTTGTTCCCTCTGCAATACGTGCTTCGTAATCTGCTCATCCTCAACGCGGCTGATCCGGCGATGCTCGCCAATACCAGCCAACAGATGCGGGACCAAGGGTTCGAGCAGGTGTTGAAATATGCACTGATCGTTGTCGCGAGTATTCCAATTCTGATCATGTATCCATTTGTACAGAAGCATTTTGTTAAAGGGGTCATGGTTGGTTCCCTCAAAGGTTAA
- a CDS encoding alpha-L-fucosidase — MNQELQTSEWIKSVAQVRPSERQLRWQEMEFYAFIHFTVNTFTDREWGTGEEDPAIFNPSELSAAQWVQACKAAGMKGLILTCKHHDGFCLWPSQFTAHTVSASPWRNGAGDLVQEVADACRQGGLKFGVYLSPWDRHEASYGDSERYNEFFLQQLRELLTNYGDIFCVWFDGACGEGPNGKRQIYDWDAYYKLIRELQPEAVISVCGPDVRWCGNEAGHTRESEWSVVPAHMQDNEKIQEQSQQVDDGEFATRINTQDSDLGSREVIRSQGDPLIWYPAEVNTSIRPGWFYHASEDDQVKTLEELLAVYYGAVGGNATFLLNLPPDRRGLIHERDVERLQELGDSLRTIFQENFALQAPVKASETMDEQHAVSEVLTERQETYWCPHEGTEQAWIELDLQEERSFDRVVLMEHIQTGQRIERFTLESQRADGGWEEFYKGTVVGYKRICCFPQVTSRKMRLSIHESRWCPTLSGLGIYLSERGGL, encoded by the coding sequence ATGAATCAAGAACTGCAAACATCCGAATGGATTAAGTCCGTAGCACAGGTAAGGCCATCGGAACGCCAGTTGAGGTGGCAGGAGATGGAGTTCTACGCGTTTATTCATTTTACGGTAAATACATTCACGGACCGGGAATGGGGCACTGGGGAGGAAGACCCGGCGATCTTCAATCCTTCTGAACTGAGTGCAGCGCAATGGGTGCAGGCGTGCAAGGCTGCGGGGATGAAGGGGCTGATTTTGACGTGCAAGCATCATGATGGATTTTGTTTATGGCCAAGTCAGTTTACAGCGCACACGGTTTCGGCAAGTCCATGGAGGAACGGTGCGGGGGATTTGGTTCAGGAAGTCGCCGATGCCTGCCGTCAGGGCGGGTTGAAGTTTGGCGTGTACCTTTCTCCTTGGGATCGGCATGAAGCCTCCTACGGGGATTCGGAGAGATATAACGAGTTTTTCCTCCAACAGTTGCGCGAGCTGCTCACGAATTATGGCGATATCTTTTGTGTATGGTTCGACGGCGCGTGTGGGGAGGGTCCGAATGGCAAAAGGCAGATTTATGACTGGGATGCCTATTATAAGCTTATTCGTGAACTTCAGCCCGAAGCTGTCATCTCGGTATGCGGGCCGGATGTTCGCTGGTGTGGCAATGAGGCAGGGCATACACGGGAATCGGAATGGAGCGTTGTGCCAGCGCATATGCAGGATAATGAGAAAATTCAGGAGCAATCACAACAGGTGGATGATGGTGAGTTCGCCACAAGGATCAATACGCAGGACAGTGATTTGGGAAGCCGAGAGGTCATTCGTTCCCAAGGTGACCCACTGATCTGGTACCCTGCCGAGGTAAATACCTCGATTCGCCCAGGATGGTTCTATCATGCCAGTGAAGATGATCAGGTCAAAACATTGGAAGAACTGCTCGCCGTCTATTACGGCGCAGTGGGGGGTAACGCCACCTTTTTGCTGAATCTGCCACCGGATAGGCGTGGTCTCATTCACGAACGGGATGTGGAGCGACTACAGGAATTGGGAGATTCGCTGCGTACCATTTTTCAGGAAAATTTCGCCTTGCAGGCGCCGGTAAAAGCATCGGAGACGATGGATGAACAACATGCCGTATCGGAAGTGCTGACGGAACGCCAGGAAACGTATTGGTGTCCTCACGAAGGAACGGAGCAGGCTTGGATCGAGCTGGATTTGCAGGAAGAACGATCGTTTGACCGGGTGGTGCTGATGGAACATATCCAGACAGGCCAACGGATTGAGCGTTTTACACTGGAGTCGCAGAGGGCAGATGGTGGTTGGGAAGAATTTTACAAAGGGACGGTGGTGGGGTATAAGCGAATTTGCTGTTTCCCACAGGTCACATCGAGAAAGATGCGTTTAAGCATTCATGAATCCAGATGGTGCCCTACGTTGTCCGGGTTAGGCATATATCTGAGCGAGCGAGGAGGGTTGTAA
- a CDS encoding extracellular solute-binding protein codes for MRKSWISMLFLVFASMALLSACSSSEESGGSSDGSGESGGPVTMTFFAPQGKASMEENEFTQFIEDKFDVTLKWDLAPTDALQDRRQLLLASGDYPEVFLHGKFTTSDLQTYGKQGVFLPLQDLIQEYGPNLTKIMEEKPYFKEAITAPDGNIYALPIFNECYHCTYAQKYWINTEWLDNLGLKMPTTTDELYTVLKAFKTQDPNGNGKADEIPLTGAPNKYVWNGNIDAYLMNSFIYNDNDKYLIVNDGKVSFAANQEGWKKGLEYMNKLYADGLIDPASFTQNDQAIGQLGNKEGDEVVGSITTALVSYLVNTYDKDITRHQHWEIVPPLKGPDGVQTTGATQSVGEFEFAITNKATEAQQIAAIKIVDYMFSEEGALYAEYGPTEGKGWKKADADEKNINGEPAKYSYYNLPERDPNVVVNESWSQIGAHDLSNTFRNLFAEGQNPLEAEGYGTRLAQATNVYEPYAPKEVYPANVFIRPEDTESAAQLTTAIKDYVQTNMAQFIIGSKSIDKEWDSYVKGFDGLGLSNYLEIYQRAIEKNQ; via the coding sequence TTGAGAAAATCTTGGATTTCGATGTTGTTTCTGGTCTTTGCTTCGATGGCTTTGTTGTCCGCATGCAGTTCATCCGAGGAATCGGGTGGAAGTAGCGACGGTAGCGGGGAGAGCGGCGGTCCTGTAACCATGACTTTCTTTGCTCCACAAGGCAAAGCGTCTATGGAAGAGAATGAATTCACCCAATTTATCGAAGACAAGTTCGACGTTACCTTGAAATGGGATCTGGCCCCAACGGACGCTTTGCAGGATCGCAGACAATTGCTACTGGCTAGTGGTGATTATCCCGAAGTGTTTCTTCACGGCAAGTTCACCACCTCAGACCTTCAAACCTATGGAAAACAAGGCGTGTTCCTTCCGCTACAGGATCTGATTCAGGAGTATGGTCCGAACCTGACCAAGATTATGGAAGAGAAGCCATACTTCAAAGAAGCCATTACGGCACCGGATGGCAACATCTATGCGCTGCCGATCTTCAATGAATGTTATCACTGTACGTATGCACAGAAATACTGGATCAACACGGAGTGGCTCGATAATTTGGGTCTGAAAATGCCAACCACGACAGATGAATTGTATACCGTTCTGAAGGCGTTTAAGACACAAGATCCGAACGGTAACGGGAAAGCGGACGAGATTCCACTCACGGGCGCACCGAACAAGTATGTATGGAATGGCAACATTGATGCCTACCTGATGAACAGCTTTATATACAATGACAACGACAAATACCTGATCGTGAACGATGGCAAGGTGAGCTTTGCCGCCAATCAAGAAGGCTGGAAGAAAGGGCTGGAATACATGAACAAGCTGTATGCAGATGGCCTGATTGATCCGGCTTCCTTCACGCAAAACGATCAGGCGATTGGACAGCTGGGGAACAAGGAAGGCGATGAAGTGGTCGGCTCTATTACGACGGCGCTGGTCAGTTATCTCGTGAATACCTATGACAAAGACATCACCCGTCACCAGCACTGGGAGATCGTACCTCCATTGAAAGGGCCGGATGGAGTGCAGACGACAGGCGCTACGCAGAGCGTAGGTGAGTTTGAGTTTGCCATTACCAACAAAGCGACAGAAGCACAGCAGATTGCCGCCATCAAAATCGTAGACTACATGTTCAGTGAAGAAGGTGCGCTGTACGCGGAGTATGGACCAACTGAAGGCAAGGGCTGGAAGAAGGCAGATGCCGATGAGAAGAACATCAATGGCGAGCCGGCCAAATACAGCTACTACAACCTGCCTGAGCGTGATCCGAACGTTGTTGTGAACGAGAGCTGGTCACAGATCGGAGCACATGACTTGTCCAACACGTTCCGTAATCTGTTTGCGGAAGGACAGAATCCTCTAGAAGCAGAGGGTTATGGTACACGTTTGGCTCAAGCGACCAATGTGTATGAACCTTATGCACCCAAAGAAGTATACCCTGCGAACGTATTTATTCGTCCAGAGGATACGGAATCAGCTGCACAACTGACTACGGCCATCAAGGATTATGTGCAGACGAATATGGCGCAGTTCATTATTGGTAGCAAGAGCATTGATAAGGAATGGGATTCGTATGTTAAAGGCTTTGATGGTCTGGGGTTGAGTAATTACCTTGAGATCTACCAGCGTGCCATTGAGAAGAATCAATAA
- a CDS encoding copper homeostasis protein CutC yields the protein MERQPVLEVITVNVEDARAAEQGGANRIELVSAMCEGGLTPSYGVMEQVMSKVSIPVYVMIRPHSRSFCYSTDDIQVMTRDVRVARELGAAGIVIGALTGEGEVDLLSMQSCMAEAQGLGVTFHRAIDVSASLTETLKAINTLGTVERVLTSGGKQTAPEAMLELKQLQELGETLNIAVMAGSGITVDGIQILVQQTGITEIHMGSGVRYEGSFNYPIAPHLVEEAKQQLWFASQQFMNSSAMSSGPSDGGLVT from the coding sequence ATGGAAAGACAGCCTGTATTGGAAGTCATTACTGTGAATGTGGAAGATGCCAGAGCCGCCGAACAAGGTGGTGCAAACCGAATTGAACTGGTGTCAGCGATGTGCGAAGGAGGACTTACCCCCAGTTATGGTGTCATGGAGCAAGTGATGTCCAAGGTCTCCATCCCGGTGTATGTCATGATCCGTCCGCATAGCCGCTCGTTCTGCTATAGCACTGATGACATTCAAGTCATGACCCGGGATGTACGCGTGGCTAGAGAACTTGGAGCCGCTGGCATCGTGATCGGCGCCCTTACAGGAGAGGGTGAAGTGGATCTTTTATCCATGCAATCATGTATGGCGGAAGCTCAGGGGTTGGGCGTTACGTTTCATCGTGCAATTGATGTGAGCGCAAGCCTGACTGAGACGCTCAAGGCCATCAACACATTGGGCACCGTCGAGCGTGTGCTTACATCGGGAGGGAAACAGACAGCGCCTGAAGCCATGCTGGAACTGAAACAGCTTCAGGAACTGGGGGAAACCTTGAACATCGCTGTCATGGCTGGCTCTGGGATAACCGTAGATGGGATTCAGATCCTCGTCCAACAAACGGGTATCACAGAGATACATATGGGATCAGGCGTGCGGTATGAAGGCAGCTTTAATTATCCCATTGCTCCACATTTGGTCGAAGAAGCCAAGCAGCAGTTATGGTTTGCTTCACAGCAATTCATGAACAGTAGTGCAATGAGTAGCGGTCCAAGCGATGGTGGTCTAGTGACATAG
- a CDS encoding alpha-L-fucosidase, with protein sequence MSETKETVLEQEEQIVEAGVHNFSKEDEWIKPEEPLLNERLEWFKDQKLGLMMHWGPYSQLGLVESWALSDEDGDWSRDDIDWTDDMEDFKREYFDLNKTFNPIRFQPEEWAQMAADNGFKYFLFTTKHHDGFCMWDTKTTDYRITGKDTPFHTHKYADICRALFDAFRAKGLGISAYFSKADWHTPYYWAPGMERGRHMWRGPSYDPHKYPWLWEKFVEFTHEQIMELLTNYGRIECLWLDAGWVREGRHGQDIRLGEVVERARQTTQPWLLSADRTVGGPYENIVTPEQTIPEHPMNIPWESCITVGNSFAFGFDDQYKTGRQLAHILLEVVSKGGNLALNVGPQPDGRLPKGAIRGIKGLGEWLGTHGEGVYGTRICGPYFTKDWAFTQKEEINTVYAFRIYRNENETVQPQLIIPYLEKVERIELIGSDDVLSYKQTEDGLLVELPQSAATSAAPITHTFRLVTSA encoded by the coding sequence ATGAGCGAAACCAAAGAAACCGTACTGGAGCAGGAAGAGCAGATCGTCGAAGCCGGGGTGCACAATTTTAGCAAAGAGGATGAGTGGATCAAGCCGGAGGAACCGCTGCTCAATGAGCGGCTGGAGTGGTTCAAGGACCAGAAGTTGGGGCTGATGATGCACTGGGGGCCGTATTCCCAGCTTGGCCTCGTGGAGTCCTGGGCGCTGAGCGACGAGGACGGCGATTGGTCGCGCGATGACATCGACTGGACGGATGACATGGAAGACTTCAAGCGGGAATATTTCGATCTGAACAAAACCTTCAATCCGATTCGCTTCCAGCCTGAGGAGTGGGCTCAGATGGCGGCAGATAATGGGTTCAAATATTTCCTGTTCACCACCAAGCACCATGACGGTTTCTGCATGTGGGATACCAAGACGACAGATTACCGGATTACGGGCAAGGACACGCCTTTTCATACCCATAAGTACGCGGACATCTGTCGCGCATTATTTGACGCTTTTCGGGCTAAAGGACTCGGCATCTCAGCGTATTTCTCCAAAGCGGACTGGCATACCCCGTATTACTGGGCACCGGGCATGGAGCGTGGACGTCATATGTGGCGCGGCCCTTCGTATGATCCCCATAAGTATCCGTGGCTGTGGGAGAAATTCGTGGAGTTCACACATGAGCAGATCATGGAGCTGCTGACGAATTACGGGCGAATCGAATGTCTGTGGCTGGATGCTGGATGGGTGCGCGAAGGTCGCCATGGTCAGGATATCAGGCTCGGAGAGGTTGTGGAACGGGCGCGTCAGACCACACAACCTTGGCTTCTGTCCGCAGATCGTACTGTCGGTGGGCCGTATGAGAATATCGTTACCCCCGAGCAGACCATACCGGAACATCCGATGAACATTCCATGGGAGAGCTGTATTACAGTTGGTAACTCCTTTGCTTTCGGATTCGATGATCAGTATAAAACGGGAAGACAGCTGGCACATATTCTACTTGAAGTCGTGTCCAAGGGTGGTAACCTGGCGTTGAATGTAGGCCCGCAACCCGATGGGCGTCTGCCAAAAGGGGCAATTCGAGGCATCAAGGGCCTCGGTGAATGGTTGGGAACTCATGGAGAAGGCGTCTATGGAACCCGGATCTGCGGGCCATATTTTACGAAGGATTGGGCTTTCACCCAGAAGGAAGAGATCAACACCGTATATGCTTTCCGTATATACCGTAACGAAAATGAGACCGTACAACCTCAGTTAATCATTCCTTATCTGGAAAAGGTAGAGCGGATCGAACTCATCGGTAGCGATGACGTACTTTCGTATAAGCAGACGGAAGACGGGCTTCTCGTGGAACTGCCACAATCCGCCGCGACCAGTGCAGCACCCATCACACATACGTTCAGATTGGTCACAAGCGCATAG
- a CDS encoding Gfo/Idh/MocA family oxidoreductase encodes MSKLKVAVIGAGSISDCHLQAYASNPDVEIYAICDLNEARATEVAKQYDAPHVFTDYKELLALPEIHSVSICTWNDSHAEISIAALDAGKNVLCEKPLCQTVEDALEVEKAVHRSGKLLQVGFVRRYSDNAQILKKFIDEGELGEIYYAKASSLRRLGNPGGWFSDINRSGGGPLIDIGVHVIDICWYLMGRPKVKSVSANVSNRLGNRSNINNLSFYKAADYDAEQNTVEDMANALIRFENGASLLVDVSFTLHAKADETSVKLYGDKGGAELEPEISIIGEKFNTILNMTPQVDFKSFDFMGSFRNEINHFIDSTQGRKETLSPVEDGVEVMKMLCAIYESARQGREITL; translated from the coding sequence ATGTCCAAATTGAAAGTCGCCGTTATCGGTGCCGGATCCATATCCGATTGTCATTTGCAAGCCTATGCCAGTAACCCGGACGTTGAAATATACGCTATCTGCGACCTGAATGAAGCACGTGCCACAGAAGTGGCGAAGCAATATGATGCACCCCATGTGTTTACCGATTACAAAGAATTACTCGCACTGCCCGAGATTCATTCCGTCAGCATTTGTACATGGAACGACTCACATGCCGAAATTAGCATTGCTGCTCTGGACGCGGGCAAAAACGTGTTATGTGAGAAACCACTATGCCAAACGGTTGAGGATGCACTCGAAGTAGAGAAGGCTGTTCATCGTAGCGGAAAGCTGCTGCAAGTCGGTTTTGTTCGCCGCTATAGCGACAATGCACAGATTCTAAAGAAGTTCATTGACGAGGGTGAACTGGGCGAGATTTATTATGCCAAAGCCTCCAGTCTGCGTCGTCTGGGCAATCCAGGTGGCTGGTTCTCGGATATCAACCGCTCCGGCGGTGGCCCGCTGATCGATATCGGGGTGCATGTGATCGACATTTGCTGGTATCTGATGGGCAGACCGAAGGTGAAATCCGTCTCCGCTAACGTGTCTAACCGATTGGGGAACCGCTCGAACATTAACAATCTGTCATTCTACAAAGCAGCCGACTATGATGCGGAGCAAAACACCGTAGAGGATATGGCAAATGCCCTGATTCGTTTCGAGAACGGCGCGAGCCTGCTCGTGGATGTCAGTTTCACGCTCCATGCCAAAGCGGATGAGACTTCGGTCAAGTTATATGGTGACAAGGGCGGTGCCGAGTTGGAGCCGGAAATTTCGATTATTGGCGAGAAATTCAACACTATTTTGAACATGACCCCACAGGTGGATTTCAAATCATTCGACTTTATGGGCTCGTTCCGCAATGAAATCAACCATTTTATCGATAGTACACAGGGCCGCAAAGAAACACTTAGTCCCGTCGAGGACGGCGTCGAAGTGATGAAAATGCTCTGTGCCATCTACGAATCAGCCCGTCAGGGTCGCGAAATCACGTTGTAA
- a CDS encoding ABC transporter permease subunit — MELQQRKHVEPKRQHPFIKSLKKHWELYLLVLPPVLYLLIFKYIPMVGVQIAFKDFSVVKGIWGSPWVGFKHFEAFFQSPNFWLLIKNTIGISFYSLIAGFPIPILLALALNEIRTGYFKKTVQMVTYAPHFISTVVMVSIIILMLSPHVGVVDKLFTLLGFPMTNFMGIPEYFKSIYVWSGVWQGMGYSSIIYIAALAGVDPSLYEAAKMDGASRLRKIWHIDLPSLVPVTVIMLILSLGSIMGVGFEKIYLMQNPLNTSASEVISTYVYKVGLIGANFSFSSAVGFFNSIINLILLVIVNGISRKVSQNSLW; from the coding sequence ATGGAACTCCAGCAGAGGAAACATGTGGAGCCCAAGCGGCAGCATCCATTCATCAAAAGCCTCAAGAAACACTGGGAGCTCTACCTGCTCGTGCTACCCCCGGTGTTGTATCTGTTGATCTTCAAGTACATTCCTATGGTGGGTGTCCAGATCGCCTTCAAGGACTTCAGCGTGGTCAAAGGAATCTGGGGAAGCCCTTGGGTTGGATTCAAACATTTTGAAGCCTTCTTCCAATCTCCAAACTTCTGGCTACTGATTAAGAACACGATAGGCATTAGCTTCTATTCCTTAATCGCCGGTTTCCCTATTCCGATCCTTCTGGCGCTGGCGCTGAATGAGATTCGAACGGGTTACTTCAAAAAGACCGTGCAGATGGTCACCTACGCTCCACATTTTATCTCCACCGTTGTCATGGTATCCATTATCATTCTGATGCTCTCCCCGCATGTCGGCGTAGTAGACAAGCTGTTCACACTGCTCGGCTTCCCGATGACGAACTTCATGGGCATTCCAGAATACTTCAAATCGATCTACGTTTGGTCTGGTGTATGGCAGGGCATGGGGTATTCATCCATTATATATATCGCAGCTCTTGCTGGTGTTGATCCATCTCTCTATGAAGCAGCAAAGATGGACGGCGCCTCAAGACTTCGGAAAATATGGCATATCGACCTCCCATCGCTCGTTCCAGTCACCGTTATCATGCTGATTCTGAGTCTGGGCAGCATTATGGGTGTAGGCTTCGAGAAAATATATCTGATGCAGAATCCACTCAACACAAGCGCCTCGGAGGTCATCTCCACGTATGTGTACAAGGTGGGTCTGATCGGAGCGAATTTTAGCTTCTCCTCGGCAGTAGGATTCTTCAACTCCATTATCAACCTGATCCTGCTGGTTATCGTCAACGGCATATCGCGCAAAGTATCCCAGAACAGCTTGTGGTAA
- a CDS encoding beta-galactosidase, with translation MAVLTYKGSQFMYDGEPIRILSGAVHYFRVVPEYWEDRLLKLKACGFNTVETYVPWNVHEPQPGQYCFEGLADLERFIRTAGDIGLHVIVRPSPYICAEWEFGGLPAWLLADDDIRLRCNDAKFLENVDRYYDVLLPKLKPLLSTNDGPIIAMQIENEYGSFGNDASYLQYLQDSMVERGMDVLLFTSDGPTDHMLQAGSVPGHLATVNFGSGTQGAFAKLREYQVDEPLMCMEYWNGWFDHWGESHHTREAADVAGVFEEMLRAGASVNFYLFHGGTNFGFYNGANCQQKDQYEPTITSYDYDSLLSESGEPTAKFHAVRDLIARYSNKDLGELVLPEPKGTIAYGRVEMTQQASLLAQMDRISVPVQRTNPEPMEKLGQDYGFICYQTRISGPRERQELVVQEVRDRALVFVDGQFQGVLERGNTAVSISFEVPPEGADLLILVENMGRINYGPYLRDPKGITEGVRHGFQFLYDWTIHCLPLTDLSGLQFSDAISEAINETINEVQGPAFYRGEFNITDVRDTFLRLDNWTKGIVFVNGFNLGRYWNKGPQKTLYVPAPLLREGENEIMVFELHRTADLAVTLVDTPDLG, from the coding sequence ATGGCGGTGCTGACGTATAAAGGTTCACAATTTATGTATGATGGCGAGCCCATTCGGATTTTGTCGGGTGCCGTCCATTATTTCAGAGTGGTCCCCGAATATTGGGAGGATCGGTTACTCAAGTTGAAAGCCTGCGGTTTCAATACGGTGGAAACGTATGTGCCGTGGAATGTTCATGAGCCGCAGCCGGGGCAGTATTGTTTTGAAGGTTTGGCTGATCTGGAACGATTTATTCGCACTGCGGGAGATATAGGTCTGCATGTGATTGTTCGCCCAAGTCCTTATATATGTGCCGAGTGGGAGTTTGGCGGATTACCTGCCTGGCTACTTGCTGATGATGACATCCGTCTGCGGTGTAATGATGCAAAGTTTCTGGAAAATGTGGATCGTTATTATGATGTGCTTTTGCCCAAATTGAAACCCCTTCTTAGTACCAATGACGGGCCGATTATCGCGATGCAGATTGAGAATGAGTACGGTAGCTTCGGTAATGACGCGAGTTACCTGCAATATTTACAGGATAGCATGGTAGAGCGCGGTATGGATGTGCTTCTGTTTACTTCCGATGGACCGACAGATCACATGTTGCAAGCAGGATCGGTACCGGGGCATCTGGCTACGGTCAATTTTGGATCAGGGACTCAGGGAGCGTTCGCCAAGCTGCGTGAATATCAGGTGGACGAACCTTTGATGTGCATGGAGTATTGGAATGGCTGGTTCGACCACTGGGGAGAGTCACATCATACCCGAGAAGCCGCAGATGTTGCTGGTGTGTTTGAAGAGATGCTTCGAGCGGGAGCTTCGGTTAACTTTTATTTGTTCCACGGTGGGACTAACTTCGGATTTTATAACGGGGCGAACTGTCAGCAGAAGGATCAATACGAACCAACGATTACAAGTTACGACTACGATTCACTACTCAGTGAATCCGGGGAGCCGACAGCGAAGTTCCATGCAGTGAGGGACCTTATTGCTCGGTATAGCAACAAAGATCTGGGTGAGCTTGTGCTGCCAGAACCGAAGGGGACTATCGCCTATGGGCGAGTGGAGATGACTCAGCAGGCATCCTTACTGGCGCAGATGGACCGGATATCAGTCCCGGTACAACGTACAAATCCGGAACCGATGGAGAAGCTAGGTCAGGATTATGGCTTTATTTGTTATCAAACCCGGATATCCGGTCCCAGGGAGCGACAGGAACTGGTGGTTCAGGAGGTGCGTGACCGTGCGCTTGTGTTTGTGGATGGGCAATTTCAGGGCGTGCTGGAACGGGGGAATACAGCAGTATCGATTTCCTTTGAAGTGCCGCCAGAGGGCGCAGATCTATTGATCCTTGTTGAAAATATGGGGCGAATCAACTATGGTCCGTACCTGAGAGATCCGAAGGGCATCACCGAGGGTGTGCGACATGGCTTTCAATTTTTATATGATTGGACGATTCATTGTCTGCCATTAACTGATCTGTCGGGTTTACAATTCAGCGATGCGATTAGCGAAGCAATTAACGAAACAATTAATGAAGTACAGGGACCAGCATTTTATCGAGGAGAGTTTAATATCACGGATGTAAGAGATACTTTTCTGCGATTGGATAACTGGACCAAGGGAATTGTATTTGTAAACGGATTCAATCTGGGTCGATACTGGAATAAAGGGCCGCAAAAAACGTTATATGTACCTGCTCCACTTCTTCGCGAGGGTGAGAATGAAATCATGGTATTCGAGCTTCATCGGACGGCTGATCTGGCCGTAACGTTGGTGGATACACCGGATTTGGGCTAG
- a CDS encoding sugar phosphate isomerase/epimerase family protein, whose translation MKVGLSTYSLQQALDRKELTVPDAIRWIADQGGEHVEIVPMGFSLIDNPELINEIKAVAKEVGIDISNYAIGANFAVQEDAEALEQEIQNVMRHVDVAAALGVKLMRHDVAFRPAPEGTVAQFEIDLPVLVKACQRIADYAADFGITTSVENHGYYVQSSERIQRLLHETARDNFKTTLDVGNFLCVDEHPVSAVKNNIPYASIVHAKDFYWRPSYRNPGEGWFQTSHGNYLRGAIVGHGDIDMPEVFRVLKQSGYDGYISVEFEGMEDCKTASRIAMDNVRRLWEEA comes from the coding sequence ATGAAAGTTGGACTCAGCACCTACAGTCTGCAACAAGCATTGGATCGCAAAGAATTAACTGTGCCGGATGCCATTCGTTGGATCGCCGATCAGGGTGGGGAACATGTGGAGATTGTGCCGATGGGATTCAGTCTGATCGATAACCCCGAGTTGATTAATGAGATCAAAGCTGTGGCAAAAGAGGTTGGAATCGATATTTCCAATTATGCCATCGGTGCTAACTTTGCTGTACAGGAGGACGCCGAAGCGTTGGAGCAAGAGATCCAGAATGTGATGCGACATGTGGATGTGGCTGCAGCGCTTGGCGTGAAGCTGATGCGTCATGACGTGGCATTCCGCCCTGCACCAGAGGGAACCGTAGCACAGTTCGAGATCGACCTGCCGGTACTGGTGAAGGCATGTCAGCGGATAGCCGATTATGCAGCGGATTTTGGAATCACAACAAGCGTGGAGAACCATGGATACTACGTGCAGTCGAGCGAGCGAATTCAGCGTTTGCTACACGAGACGGCGCGGGATAACTTCAAGACTACGCTGGATGTCGGAAATTTCCTCTGTGTGGATGAACATCCGGTGAGTGCCGTAAAAAATAACATTCCGTACGCGTCGATCGTGCACGCTAAAGACTTCTACTGGAGACCTTCCTACCGAAATCCCGGTGAAGGCTGGTTCCAAACCTCGCATGGCAATTACCTGCGCGGCGCCATTGTGGGCCATGGCGATATCGACATGCCTGAGGTATTCCGTGTGTTGAAACAATCCGGGTATGACGGATATATCTCGGTTGAATTTGAAGGCATGGAGGATTGTAAAACCGCCTCACGCATTGCTATGGATAACGTCCGCCGCCTGTGGGAAGAGGCATAG